Proteins co-encoded in one Timaviella obliquedivisa GSE-PSE-MK23-08B genomic window:
- a CDS encoding secondary thiamine-phosphate synthase enzyme YjbQ has translation MAHYQQLIKVQTQGKSLQKVTTKVAAIVAESGIQTGLCSLFLRHTSASLIIQENADPDVLLDLAHFLAKLVPEGDCYIHSTEGGDDMPAHIRTVLTHTSEQIPIANGRLVLGTWQGIYLWEHRQRNHLRELVVHVMGD, from the coding sequence ATGGCTCACTATCAACAGCTTATTAAGGTTCAAACTCAAGGGAAATCCTTGCAAAAAGTGACGACTAAAGTTGCGGCGATCGTGGCAGAGTCGGGCATTCAAACAGGGCTATGTAGCTTGTTTCTACGGCATACTTCCGCCAGCCTGATTATTCAAGAGAATGCCGATCCTGATGTGCTGCTAGACTTGGCACACTTTTTGGCGAAGCTGGTGCCAGAGGGCGATTGCTACATCCACAGCACCGAAGGAGGGGATGATATGCCCGCTCACATTCGCACCGTATTAACTCATACCTCAGAGCAAATCCCGATCGCCAATGGCAGGCTAGTTTTGGGAACCTGGCAAGGTATTTATCTGTGGGAACATCGCCAGAGAAACCACTTGCGAGAACTTGTCGTGCACGTGATGGGCGACTAG
- a CDS encoding GAF domain-containing protein yields the protein MTPPSDIPLSTTQPTPFPSQQRNGWRSVSDADLVFTQDETGRYLSFCWRNSGHRINPEQVIVQPSQFAPLVASTYLGLVRQVLDSLTPTRFEYGFVYASRYFIFDLTLSPIIVPYGSATLVVAMGRFLRIVSREEALALVNAIAPSVLAPRSSRYRQQLTQVIGQIRRSLNLETIWQQAVEGLGEALNVSRCLICPYKPSSQSLKVVAEYCQSDLDPMLGADLKIEDRLYLDQALSTLEPVTFNLTEGAPHSVLALATPYKDQPNGLIILYQFNCDQFNQASPWSDIDLDLLKEIADQVGTGVAHATLLEESRNLAAELQRANESLMERHREIEEARQQAEAASRLKSEFLANTSHELRTPLNGVIGFLKLIMDGMADDPEEQSQFIEEAHRSAIHLLSIINDILDVAKIEAGKMQLDLNPIQLDDLLGDVENFIRPQSQQKSLSLEILTPATRDEVVVLGNYQRLLQVMLNLLSNAVKFTHEGGITITAEVLPDKILVQNQEKPGSVKISVADTGIGVSLEKQDKLFQSFSQVDGSRTRQYGGTGLGLAISQKLVEAMGGVVNFYSMGEGLGSTVTFTVPLYQDPVMISADSSELLL from the coding sequence ATGACTCCGCCTAGCGATATTCCGCTTTCGACTACCCAGCCTACGCCCTTCCCTTCTCAGCAACGCAATGGATGGCGATCGGTTTCGGATGCGGATTTGGTTTTCACTCAAGATGAGACAGGACGATATCTTTCATTTTGTTGGCGAAATAGCGGGCATAGAATTAATCCAGAGCAAGTGATTGTTCAGCCGTCGCAGTTTGCCCCCTTAGTTGCCTCTACATACCTGGGGCTTGTGCGACAGGTACTGGATAGCTTAACTCCCACGCGGTTTGAGTATGGGTTTGTCTATGCCAGTCGGTATTTCATCTTTGACCTGACCCTGAGTCCCATCATTGTGCCCTACGGCTCAGCAACACTTGTGGTAGCGATGGGGCGGTTTCTACGAATTGTTAGCCGAGAAGAAGCACTGGCATTAGTCAATGCGATCGCCCCTTCAGTTCTGGCTCCACGCTCTAGCCGTTACCGCCAGCAGTTGACTCAGGTGATTGGACAAATTCGCCGGAGCCTTAATTTAGAAACAATTTGGCAACAAGCTGTAGAAGGCTTAGGCGAAGCGCTAAATGTTAGCCGTTGTTTAATCTGTCCCTACAAGCCTTCAAGCCAGAGTTTGAAGGTCGTTGCAGAGTATTGCCAGTCGGACTTAGATCCTATGTTAGGGGCAGATCTGAAGATTGAAGACAGGCTGTATTTAGATCAAGCGCTCTCGACGCTAGAGCCGGTCACGTTTAACTTGACAGAGGGTGCCCCGCACTCGGTTTTGGCGCTCGCTACTCCTTACAAAGACCAACCCAATGGCTTAATCATTCTCTATCAATTCAATTGCGATCAATTTAATCAAGCCTCACCCTGGAGCGATATTGACCTTGATCTCTTGAAGGAAATTGCTGACCAAGTGGGTACCGGAGTTGCCCACGCTACCTTGCTTGAAGAAAGCCGAAACTTAGCGGCTGAACTTCAACGCGCCAACGAAAGCCTCATGGAGCGCCACCGAGAAATTGAGGAAGCCCGACAGCAAGCTGAAGCAGCATCTCGTCTCAAAAGCGAGTTTCTAGCAAATACCTCTCACGAACTGCGCACGCCTCTCAATGGTGTGATTGGCTTCCTGAAGCTCATCATGGACGGCATGGCAGATGATCCTGAAGAACAGAGCCAGTTTATTGAAGAGGCGCATCGTTCAGCCATTCATTTGTTGAGCATCATCAACGACATTTTAGATGTCGCCAAAATTGAAGCAGGGAAGATGCAGCTTGATCTCAATCCTATTCAACTAGACGACCTATTGGGCGATGTCGAGAACTTCATTCGCCCCCAATCGCAGCAAAAGTCTTTAAGCCTAGAAATCCTCACGCCTGCAACCCGTGATGAGGTGGTGGTGTTGGGCAACTACCAACGGCTATTACAGGTGATGTTGAACCTGCTGAGCAACGCCGTCAAGTTCACCCACGAAGGCGGAATTACCATTACTGCCGAAGTGCTGCCTGACAAAATTTTGGTGCAAAACCAGGAGAAGCCAGGTAGCGTCAAAATTAGCGTGGCGGATACGGGCATTGGCGTTTCTTTGGAAAAACAAGACAAATTGTTTCAGTCTTTTAGCCAGGTGGATGGATCACGGACTCGTCAATATGGAGGTACGGGCTTGGGCTTGGCGATTTCTCAAAAGCTGGTGGAAGCGATGGGTGGAGTTGTTAACTTTTACAGCATGGGTGAAGGGTTAGGCTCAACTGTCACCTTCACCGTGCCGCTCTATCAAGACCCGGTCATGATTAGCGCTGATTCGTCTGAATTGTTGCTTTAG
- the hemB gene encoding porphobilinogen synthase, with protein sequence MFPTQRPRRLRNHPQLRRMVRENILTTNDLIYPLFAVSGESFAKEVKSMPGVYQLSIDKIVEEAKEVYDLGIPAIILFGIPADKDNDATGAWHDHGIVQRAATAVKEAVPGLLVIVDTCLCEYTPHGHCGYLEVGDLSGRVLNDPTLELLKKTAVSQAKAGADIIAPSGMMDGFVQAIRAGLDEAGFEDIPVMSYAAKYSSAYYGPFRDAAESAPQFGDRRTYQMDPANGTEALKEIALDIAEGADMLMVKPALAYMDIIWRVKQATNLPVAAYNVSGEYAMVKAAALNGWVDEEKVVMETLIGFKRAGADLILTYHAKDAARWLNA encoded by the coding sequence ATGTTTCCTACCCAGCGTCCTCGCCGTCTCCGCAACCATCCCCAGCTTCGTCGCATGGTGCGAGAAAATATTCTGACGACCAATGATTTAATTTATCCATTATTTGCGGTATCGGGTGAGAGTTTCGCCAAAGAAGTAAAATCGATGCCAGGTGTGTATCAGTTGTCGATCGATAAAATTGTTGAGGAAGCCAAAGAAGTCTATGACCTGGGCATTCCAGCCATTATTCTGTTTGGCATTCCTGCCGATAAAGACAACGACGCAACAGGCGCATGGCATGATCACGGCATTGTGCAGCGGGCAGCAACCGCCGTTAAAGAAGCGGTTCCAGGTTTGCTGGTGATTGTTGATACTTGTTTGTGCGAATACACGCCTCATGGGCACTGTGGCTACTTGGAAGTGGGCGATTTGTCGGGACGGGTGCTAAATGATCCGACATTGGAACTGTTGAAGAAAACGGCGGTTTCTCAGGCAAAAGCAGGGGCTGATATTATTGCGCCTTCGGGCATGATGGACGGCTTTGTCCAGGCAATTCGAGCAGGACTAGATGAAGCAGGGTTTGAGGATATTCCAGTAATGTCCTATGCTGCCAAATATTCGTCTGCTTACTATGGCCCATTCCGAGATGCGGCTGAATCGGCACCGCAGTTTGGCGATCGGCGCACCTATCAAATGGATCCAGCCAACGGCACAGAAGCCCTTAAAGAAATCGCCCTCGACATTGCCGAAGGTGCAGATATGTTGATGGTAAAACCTGCCCTGGCTTACATGGATATTATCTGGCGCGTCAAACAAGCGACCAACCTGCCCGTTGCCGCTTATAACGTATCGGGAGAATATGCGATGGTGAAAGCCGCAGCACTTAATGGTTGGGTGGATGAAGAAAAGGTCGTAATGGAGACGTTGATCGGATTTAAACGGGCAGGTGCAGATCTAATTCTGACCTATCACGCCAAAGATGCAGCCCGTTGGTTGAATGCTTAG